A genomic region of Roseateles amylovorans contains the following coding sequences:
- a CDS encoding RHS repeat-associated core domain-containing protein, whose amino-acid sequence MKNHLGRLRRRMTLVAMAAALISPLAHAATLPPPPVSPAPVTDYEYDAKGNPTKVIKAKGVSGFGFTTQNGYDPLDRLRTNTDAKNGTTTLGYDGQDQVKQVTDPRNLVTTYQRNGLGDLTQLISPDTGTANSTYDAAGNLLTRTDSRGVLATYAYDDLNRLKSIVYTQSGQTSQTYGWTYDQTGTAFGYGVGRLTTATFPTGSTQFGYDAQGRVISQVQNVGGIVLSTRYGYDATGHLTSITYPSGRVLTVVYAGGLPAALYLAADGTATPKPLISGLQWEPFGGLRSWLMHLNSGTKAQERVYDVYGRLVRYPLGDVVRDLTYDAADRIVNYTHLDATTGAATAATQTLEQTFGYDELGRLTTVTLPTSVWSIGYDANGNRTSVTLNGASRAYTTSATSNRLNEISAPVRSFSYDAAGNTTADTSGYTSTYGLDGRMAGLVKAGVTSAYAYNAAGQRVRKISGAQKYHFAYDLDGHLQGEYNSGGGALQEFIWLGDMLVAVITPSSTTEPRVYHAYSDHLNAPRLLIDMAGAQRWRWLSEPFGTTPAEAIPSSIETLAVNLRFPGQYFDKESGLNYNYFRDYDATTGRYVQSDPIGLDGGINTYAYVGGNPLGFSDPMGLQAVPTPWGPMPLPPPVPSASPSGGRGGYDPRSDTYTPSGTNSNNDNCCSSYTDVYEANDEKHGSTPRGKISAEPSFPDLALQNSVAVGRSKIGYDGLSGQVVMFRSHWTDEQKCIKYWHGYVVYQRDLTPEQWKAGRDAGFPNWPRKPK is encoded by the coding sequence ATGAAGAACCACCTGGGGCGCCTGAGGCGCCGGATGACGCTCGTGGCGATGGCCGCGGCGCTCATCAGCCCCCTCGCACACGCCGCCACGCTGCCGCCGCCGCCCGTCTCGCCGGCGCCGGTGACCGACTACGAATACGACGCCAAGGGCAATCCCACCAAGGTCATCAAGGCCAAAGGGGTGAGCGGCTTCGGCTTCACCACGCAAAACGGCTACGACCCGCTGGACCGGCTGCGCACCAACACCGATGCCAAGAACGGCACCACCACGCTGGGCTACGACGGGCAGGACCAGGTCAAGCAGGTCACCGACCCCCGCAACCTCGTCACCACCTACCAGCGCAACGGACTGGGTGACCTCACCCAGCTCATCAGCCCCGACACCGGTACCGCCAACAGCACCTACGACGCTGCGGGCAACCTGCTCACGCGCACCGACAGCCGAGGCGTGCTGGCCACCTATGCGTATGACGACCTCAACCGGCTCAAGTCGATCGTCTACACGCAGAGCGGCCAGACCAGCCAGACGTACGGGTGGACCTATGACCAGACGGGAACGGCCTTCGGCTACGGGGTGGGTCGGCTCACCACCGCCACCTTCCCCACGGGCAGCACCCAGTTCGGCTACGACGCTCAGGGCCGGGTGATCAGCCAGGTGCAGAACGTCGGCGGCATCGTGCTGAGCACGCGCTACGGCTACGACGCCACTGGGCACCTCACCAGCATCACCTATCCCTCGGGCCGTGTGCTGACCGTCGTCTACGCGGGCGGACTGCCTGCGGCGCTCTACCTGGCCGCAGACGGGACCGCCACGCCCAAGCCCTTGATCAGCGGCTTGCAGTGGGAGCCATTTGGCGGCTTGCGCAGCTGGTTGATGCACCTCAACAGCGGCACCAAGGCGCAGGAGCGGGTGTATGACGTCTATGGCCGACTGGTGCGCTACCCGCTGGGTGACGTCGTGCGCGACCTCACCTACGACGCGGCAGACCGCATCGTCAACTACACCCACCTGGACGCCACCACCGGGGCGGCCACTGCGGCCACCCAGACGTTGGAGCAGACCTTCGGCTACGACGAACTGGGTCGCCTGACCACGGTGACGCTGCCGACGTCGGTCTGGTCCATCGGCTACGACGCCAACGGCAATCGCACCAGCGTGACGCTCAACGGCGCCAGCCGGGCGTACACGACCTCAGCCACCAGTAACCGGCTCAACGAGATCAGCGCTCCGGTGCGCAGCTTCAGCTACGACGCGGCGGGAAACACCACTGCGGACACCTCGGGCTACACCAGCACCTACGGGCTGGACGGGCGCATGGCGGGGCTGGTCAAGGCGGGGGTGACCTCGGCCTATGCATACAACGCGGCGGGTCAGCGGGTCCGCAAGATCTCAGGGGCGCAGAAGTACCACTTCGCGTATGACCTGGACGGTCATCTGCAGGGGGAGTACAACAGCGGCGGAGGGGCGCTGCAGGAGTTCATCTGGCTGGGCGACATGTTGGTGGCGGTGATCACGCCGTCCAGCACCACCGAGCCGCGGGTGTATCACGCGTACTCGGACCACCTGAACGCGCCGCGCCTGCTGATCGACATGGCGGGTGCGCAGCGCTGGCGCTGGCTGAGCGAGCCGTTTGGGACCACGCCGGCGGAGGCGATTCCGAGTTCGATCGAGACGCTGGCAGTGAATCTGCGGTTCCCCGGGCAGTACTTCGACAAGGAGTCGGGGCTGAATTACAACTACTTCCGGGACTATGACGCGACGACGGGGAGGTATGTTCAAAGTGACCCCATCGGGTTGGACGGGGGCATCAACACGTACGCTTATGTGGGTGGGAATCCGCTGGGCTTTAGTGACCCAATGGGTTTACAGGCTGTTCCTACACCCTGGGGGCCAATGCCACTGCCGCCGCCAGTGCCAAGTGCGAGTCCGAGTGGCGGACGCGGGGGTTATGACCCAAGGTCAGATACTTACACGCCTTCAGGGACGAATTCGAATAACGATAACTGCTGTTCTTCATACACAGACGTCTACGAGGCAAATGACGAAAAGCATGGAAGTACGCCGCGCGGGAAAATTTCTGCTGAACCATCATTCCCAGACCTCGCACTTCAGAATTCCGTTGCTGTGGGAAGATCAAAGATTGGTTATGATGGTTTGTCCGGCCAAGTTGTGATGTTTCGTTCGCACTGGACTGACGAGCAGAAGTGCATTAAATATTGGCATGGGTATGTAGTTTATCAGCGAGATCTCACTCCGGAACAATGGAAGGCTGGGCGTGACGCTGGTTTTCCAAATTGGCCGAGAAAACCAAAATGA
- a CDS encoding RHS repeat-associated core domain-containing protein: MLVAVLTPSSTTESRVYHAYSDHLNAPRLLIDMAGAQRWRWLSEPFGTTPAEAVPSSIETLAVNLRFPGQNFDKESGLNYNYFRDYDATTGRYVQSDLIGLAGGLNTYTYVSGNPISKMDPLGLLENYTFDRRAGTVTHDCECSSKTSTTAFSGNYQYANRPEYEAFPEHGPIPAGKYYIVQPYNYSRTNPSVFFRLFRDDGVIDDETFVPDPNNPGESVRRGQFRFHPGTASNGCITVPNRKTLREWNKIQEQLMRTKTSTIPGTNIEYYGTVTVK; the protein is encoded by the coding sequence ATGTTGGTGGCGGTCCTCACGCCTTCCAGTACGACCGAGTCGCGGGTGTATCACGCGTACTCGGACCACCTGAACGCGCCGCGCCTGCTGATCGACATGGCTGGAGCGCAGCGCTGGCGCTGGCTGAGCGAGCCGTTTGGGACCACGCCGGCGGAGGCGGTTCCGAGTTCGATCGAGACGCTGGCAGTGAATCTGCGGTTCCCCGGGCAGAACTTCGACAAGGAGTCGGGGCTGAATTACAACTACTTCCGGGACTATGACGCGACGACGGGGAGGTATGTTCAATCTGACCTGATTGGGCTCGCGGGTGGTTTGAACACCTACACATACGTCAGCGGAAACCCTATTTCAAAAATGGACCCGCTAGGTCTCCTTGAGAACTACACGTTCGACCGTCGCGCAGGTACTGTTACTCATGACTGCGAGTGCTCATCAAAGACCTCGACCACTGCATTCTCTGGCAACTACCAGTATGCGAATCGACCGGAGTATGAAGCATTCCCCGAGCATGGTCCCATCCCCGCCGGCAAGTACTATATCGTTCAACCATACAATTATTCTCGAACTAATCCTTCCGTGTTTTTCAGACTGTTCAGAGACGATGGCGTCATTGACGACGAAACATTCGTCCCCGACCCAAATAATCCCGGCGAGTCTGTGCGTCGTGGGCAATTCAGATTTCATCCCGGAACGGCATCTAACGGCTGCATAACAGTGCCAAATAGAAAGACCCTGAGGGAATGGAACAAAATTCAAGAGCAGTTGATGCGCACAAAAACGTCAACGATACCAGGGACCAACATTGAGTATTACGGCACGGTGACTGTTAAATGA